Part of the Mycolicibacterium mageritense genome is shown below.
GCAGGCCTGGTCGGATGCCCCGATGCTCGGGCCGACGCGCAGCATCGACACCCAGCTGGCCAACGAGATGCGTTCGCAGTGGGCGCAATTCGCCCACCGCGGGGTGGAATCCCTGCCCGAGCCGGTCCTACGGTTCGGCTAGCGTGAGAGCCCGGGCACGATATCGCCGAGGTTGAACATGACCGGCTGGTCGAGTTGGGCGTACGTGCACGACCGCGGATCCCGGTCCGGGCGCCATCGGTTGAACTGCGCGGTGTGGCGGAACCGACGTCCTTCCATGTGGTCATAACGCACCTCGACGACGCGTTCGGGGCGCAGCGGCACGAACGAGAGATCCTTGCCCGCGTTCCAGCGGGAGCCGCCGCCATATCTACGTGCGAGGTCGGGATCGGCGGCGACCTGCGCGGCCCAGTTCCACGGATGGTCGTCGAAAGTGGTGACCAGCGCCTGCAATTCGGTGAACAACGCGCGGCGTTGCACCATCGGGAAGGCACCGACGACCCCGACCGAGGCGAGTTCGCCGTCGCCCGTGTAGAGGCCCAGGAGAAGTGAACCGACAGCGTCCGCACCCGATTTGTGAAGCCGGTAGCCCGCGACCACACAGTCGGCCGTCCGCTGGTGCTTGATCTTGACCATGACCCGTTTGTCGGGCTGGTAGGTGAGGTTGAGTGGCTTCGCGATCAGCCCGTCGAGGCCGGCTCCCTCGAACTCGTCGAACCACTGCCGGGCCGTGTCCAGATCGGTAGTCGCCGGCGTGACGTGGAACGAGCGGCCCACGTGCGCAAGCGCGTCGACCAGCGCGGCGCGCCGCTCGCTGAACGGCCGTCCCATCAGGTCGTCGTCGCCGAGCGCCAGCAGGTCGAATGCGACGAAGTGCGCCGGCGTCTGCTCGGCGAGCATCCGCACGCGCGATGCGGCCGGGTGCAGACGCAGTTGGAGCGCCTCGAAATCCAGGCCCTGGTCCACGGGCAGC
Proteins encoded:
- a CDS encoding ATP-dependent DNA ligase — translated: MQLPVMPPVSPMLAKPVTTIPAGMSYEPKWDGFRSICFRDGDEVELGSRNERPMTRYFPELVEAARAELPPRCVVDGEIVLPVDQGLDFEALQLRLHPAASRVRMLAEQTPAHFVAFDLLALGDDDLMGRPFSERRAALVDALAHVGRSFHVTPATTDLDTARQWFDEFEGAGLDGLIAKPLNLTYQPDKRVMVKIKHQRTADCVVAGYRLHKSGADAVGSLLLGLYTGDGELASVGVVGAFPMVQRRALFTELQALVTTFDDHPWNWAAQVAADPDLARRYGGGSRWNAGKDLSFVPLRPERVVEVRYDHMEGRRFRHTAQFNRWRPDRDPRSCTYAQLDQPVMFNLGDIVPGLSR